One Solanum pennellii chromosome 10, SPENNV200 genomic region harbors:
- the LOC107002043 gene encoding transcription factor MYB61-like, with protein sequence MGRPCCYKKKLRKGLWSPEEDEKLINHVTKYGHGCWSSVPKLAALQRCGKSCRLRWINYLRPDLKRGTFSQQEENLIIQLHSLLGNKWSQIASRLPGRTDNEIKNLWNSSIKKKLRQKGIDPNTHKLLSVVENEEKVSAISMNIEKVSEGSSELNFIEDSNYGIKSKSSLVTMTMDDYPSNTTTSAAPLTHKFFLERFVTTHETSTASCNKPLDQLTSYLSFQQLNYGSNIGLSINSNTNNLLLNSKNSEMFTHQFNSSITNDNILTSPIAAIASNDSMRNGSSTSIELQRNSSFFDSNAFSWGTADYDKSEKEVNIHPSVPDPEDIKWSEYLHTQLLPGNAITNDQITQDLYSAKSSIQFTTQGSLLQNQQQQPSLQTANTYNKHYQRI encoded by the exons ATGGGGAGGCCTTGCTGTTACAAAAAGAAGCTGAGGAAAGGCCTTTGGTCCCCTGAGGAAGATGAGAAACTTATAAATCATGTAACTAAATATGGTCATGGTTGTTGGAGTTCAGTCCCTAAACTAGCAG CTCTTCAGAGGTGTGGAAAGAGCTGCAGACTTAGGTGGATTAACTACTTGAGACCTGACCTCAAAAGAGGAACATTCTCACAACAAGAAGAGAATTTGATCATTCAACTTCATTCACTTTTAGGGAACAA GTGGTCTCAGATTGCTTCTAGATTACCTGGAAGAACCGACAATGAAATCAAGAACTTATGGAACTCTTCTATTAAGAAGAAACTAAGGCAAAAAGGGATTGATCCAAACACTCATAAACTTCTATCCGTAGTTGAGAATGAAGAGAAGGTATCAGCAATCAGTATGAATATTGAGAAAGTCTCTGAAGGCTCAAGTGAACTGAATTTTATTGAGGATTCCAACTACGGAATTAAATCAAAGTCATCTTTAGTGACAATGACTATGGACGACTATCCTAGTAATACGACTACTTCTGCAGCGCCACTAACACACAAATTCTTTCTTGAAAGGTTTGTTACCACACACGAAACCTCCACCGCTAGCTGCAATAAGCCTCTTGATCAGTTGACAAGTTACCTCTCCTTTCAGCAATTGAATTATGGTTCAAACATTGGCTTGTCCATAAATTCAAACACCAACAATCTCCTTTTAAACTCCAAGAATTCAGAAATGTTTACTCATCAGTTCAATTCCAGCATCACAAATGATAATATTCTGACATCTCCAATAGCAGCAATAGCAAGTAATGATTCAATGCGCAATGGAAGTAGTACTAGTATTGAATTGCAAAGGAACTCTTCTTTCTTTGATAGCAATGCCTTCTCCTGGGGAACTGCAGATTATGATAAATCAGAAAAAGAAGTCAATATTCATCCCTCCGTACCTGATCCTGAAGACATCAAATGGTCTGAATATCTCCATACACAACTTTTACCAGGCAATGCAATCACCAATGATCAAATAACTCAAGATTTATACAGTGCAAAATCAAGCATACAATTCACAACACAAGGTTCATTGCTACAGAACCAACAACAACAGCCTTCTTTACAAACTGCAAACACATACAATAAGCACTATCAGAGAATTTAA